One genomic window of Fusarium fujikuroi IMI 58289 draft genome, chromosome FFUJ_chr01 includes the following:
- a CDS encoding related to pyridoxamine phosphate oxidase family protein, with the protein MKLYPSISEDLATWVQQQPVFFTGSAPTHGSHINVSPKGLSDSHFAVLGPNQCAYIDRTGSGCETIAHSYDNGRLCLMFMSFGPAPRIVRFFCRSRIIEWDDPAFPDLVRRISKGKRSTFDGARAIILADVFEAQTSCGFGVPRVKRGIYAPDETSEKNLSLEQVLQEGVDGKVNELAVFEERPTMDMWVAKRVENNTLLDYHKETNVLSMDGLPGLRAARRSVGETLWFTDAKAHARKVFAQSEAIAVGFVLALLLYVVMVSLGAISASWPRTQA; encoded by the coding sequence ATGAAGCTTTACCCTTCCATTTCCGAGGACCTCGCCACCTGGGTGCAACAGCAACCAGTATTCTTCACAGGCTCTGCTCCTACTCACGGCTCTCATATCAATGTCTCTCCCAAAGGCCTTTCAGACTCGCATTTTGCTGTTCTTGGACCCAACCAGTGTGCCTATATCGACCGCACTGGTTCCGGATGTGAGACTATTGCCCATTCCTACGATAATGGCCGTCTGTGTTTGATGTTTATGAGCTTCGGTCCCGCCCCTCGGATTGTCCGCTTCTTTTGCCGGTCCAGGATTATCGAGTGGGATGACCCAGCCTTCCCAGATCTGGTCCGTCGAATCTCCAAGGGAAAGCGTTCTACATTTGATGGCGCCAGAGCCATCATTCTGGCTGATGTGTTTGAAGCCCAGACAAGCTGTGGCTTCGGTGTTCCCCGGGTGAAGAGGGGTATATATGCACCTGATGAGACCTCTGAGAAGAACTTGTCTCTTGAGCAAGTTCTTCAGGAGGGTGTGGATGGTAAAGTGAATGAGCTGGCTGTGTTTGAGGAGAGGCCCACAATGGATATGTGGGTGGCAAAGCGAGTTGAAAACAATACGTTGTTGGATTATCATAAGGAAACCAACGTGCTGAGCATGGACGGTTTGCCTGGACTCAGAGCTGCTCGTCGGAGCGTGGGAGAGACGTTATGGTTTACGGATGCGAAGGCACATGCAAGGAAGGTTTTTGCTCAGAGCGAAGCGATTGCAGTTGGATTTGTTCTTGCATTGTTGTTGTACGTTGTCATGGTTTCACTTGGAGCGATTTCAGCGTCATGGCCAAGGACTCAGGCTTGA